From Oncorhynchus keta strain PuntledgeMale-10-30-2019 unplaced genomic scaffold, Oket_V2 Un_scaffold_18976_pilon_pilon, whole genome shotgun sequence, a single genomic window includes:
- the gas1a gene encoding growth arrest-specific protein 1a has product MASFEALAHSSRMLVWPVGCLFLFLGCLSVASSSHSRRLICWQAIMNCQTEPECHYAYGQYMQACAAVLRGDRKRCPSHCISSLVQLNLTKNGPALEDCSCASDPICRNTKRAIEPCLPRTSNMGCTEARMQCERDQPCNSAMRDYLIYCGKLFSGATCTNACRNVIADMRKIPKAELLDSCVCDGTERTICEYVKVSMKNLCFEAPVTVEDGSGSEDYEEDDGDFPVSEPEFVGRSAGSGASAVGTCGVVTTVTASVLILLVPLL; this is encoded by the coding sequence ATGGCCAGTTTTGAGGCTTTGGCTCACAGCTCCCGCATGTTGGTGTGGCCTGTCGGttgtctgtttttgtttttggGCTGCTTATCGGTGGCATCCTCCTCCCACAGCCGCAGGTTAATCTGCTGGCAGGCCATCATGAACTGTCAGACAGAGCCTGAGTGCCATTACGCGTATGGACAGTACATGCAGGCGTGCGCTGCTGTTCTGAGAGGGGACAGGAAGAGGTGTCCCAGTCACTGCATCTCCTCTCTGGTGCAGCTCAACCTGACGAAGAACGGGCCTGCGCTTGAGGACTGCAGCTGTGCTTCGGACCCCATCTGCCGGAACACCAAGCGGGCCATCGAGCCGTGCCTTCCCAGGACTAGCAACATGGGCTGCACCGAGGCCCGGATGCAGTGTGAAAGAGACCAGCCATGCAACTCTGCCATGCGAGACTATTTAATCTACTGCGGGAAGCTTTTCAGCGGGGCAACTTGCACGAATGCTTGTCGGAATGTGATTGCAGACATGCGCAAAATACCCAAAGCGGAGCTGTTGGATTCGTGCGTGTGCGACGGGACCGAGAGGACCATCTGCGAGTATGTCAAGGTTAGCATGAAGAACCTGTGCTTCGAAGCTCCTGTGACGGTGGAGGACGGCAGCGGGTCAGAGGACTACGAGGAAGATGATGGGGACTTCCCGGTGTCAGAACCAGAGTTCGTGGGGAGGAGCGCCGGTTCAGGTGCCTCTGCTGTGGGAACCTGTGGTGTTGTGACAACGGTGACTGCATCGGTCCTGATTCTACTAGTGCCTCTTCTTTAA